The following coding sequences are from one Phycisphaeraceae bacterium window:
- a CDS encoding sugar phosphate isomerase/epimerase family protein, whose translation MYLTGFADEAGVDLATQVRATLELGWRHIESRQIDGVNLHDLDEPAFERVVEQLDEAGVSVNCFGSTIANWGCSVHDDFEDTLARVERAIPRMQRLGSKLIRVMSYRIEPDRGPEEQYVEERFKRMRELVGRFVDAGLQPVHENCMNYGGMGWTYTLRMLDAVPGLKLVFDTGNPCFTPDYRKPRPWPRQSAFEFYSQVKEHVAYIHIKDALYDPATDETRHTMPGDGHGDVRLILEDLLGTGYDGGISIEPHLASVFHDDQAVAQGEPYTLYVAYGRRLMEILDELGY comes from the coding sequence ATGTATCTCACGGGCTTTGCAGATGAGGCTGGGGTTGATCTGGCAACGCAGGTCCGGGCCACGCTGGAGCTGGGCTGGCGGCATATCGAGTCGCGACAGATCGATGGCGTGAACCTGCATGATCTGGATGAGCCCGCGTTCGAGCGGGTGGTTGAGCAGCTTGACGAAGCGGGGGTGTCGGTCAACTGTTTCGGATCGACGATCGCCAACTGGGGCTGTTCGGTTCACGATGATTTTGAGGACACGCTGGCGCGGGTCGAGCGGGCGATCCCGCGGATGCAGCGGCTGGGCAGCAAGCTGATTCGTGTGATGAGCTATCGGATCGAGCCCGATCGCGGGCCGGAGGAGCAGTACGTTGAAGAGCGGTTCAAGCGGATGCGTGAGCTGGTGGGGCGTTTTGTTGACGCGGGGCTCCAGCCGGTTCACGAAAACTGTATGAACTACGGCGGGATGGGGTGGACGTATACGCTGCGGATGCTGGATGCGGTGCCGGGATTGAAGCTGGTGTTCGATACGGGGAATCCGTGTTTTACGCCTGACTATCGCAAGCCTCGGCCCTGGCCGCGGCAGTCGGCCTTTGAGTTTTATTCGCAGGTCAAGGAGCACGTTGCGTACATCCATATCAAAGATGCGTTGTATGACCCAGCGACTGATGAGACTCGCCACACGATGCCGGGCGATGGCCATGGTGATGTGCGGCTGATACTCGAGGACCTGCTGGGCACGGGATACGACGGAGGAATCTCGATCGAGCCTCATCTGGCGTCGGTCTTTCACGATGACCAGGCCGTTGCGCAGGGTGAGCCTTATACGTTGTATGTGGCGTATGGGCGCAGGCTGATGGAGATTCTCGACGAGCTTGGGTACTGA
- a CDS encoding PAS domain-containing protein: protein MLRAVVAFVLLALIVILLDDSYLLARGHPVMPEWVHTGIELVLVLVVIGFLAIPRLHHNFVHDQRLRRQAERLGHAAQAAHLGLWTWDVKRDRCEFDAGSAELLGIHSGLEYCRDDLLGCLLPQDREALSEALTRCVDEGVTVTLEYRMTDASGEARWVYGTMTPEKGLSGRVVRVTGVNWDVTARRVAEKESEQNRLIFQQIGRVARIGGWRLNLDPPEPIWSEAVRHIHEAPEDYVPSLETAIKFYAPEGRPRIEAAVRAAIKTGESWDLELPLVTYRGRRIWVRALGVPQFENGVCTHILGSFQDITEQYETMTRIRESEQRLDLALSAAKQGLWDWQIQTGTTYFSDTWYTMLGYEPGELPMTLSTWEVLTHPDDLERAYARVNEHLRGERDQYRCEMRVRMKDGTWRWILDVGEVVERDSEGNPARMTGVHIDIDEQKRAQARVESIEQRLRCFVENTPAAVAMFDREMRYLVASEGWYQQYGIEQEDVSGLSHYEVFPDVPDRWREDHRRCLVGETLHCDRDCFERDDGSTVWIRWVLQPWRETDGSIGGIMMVTEVINAQIAYEHELSAALDAAELASRAKSEFLANMSHELRTPLNSVIGLSEVMLEGIFGPLSDKYREYISDINVSGQHLLEVITDILDISKIEAGEVDLEESIVDIPDIVRSSLRLAYTRTQDKRKWTSVDIPDGFPKLKADNRLVRQVLVNLLTNAIKFTHDDGDVGIVTAIDAEGGIAIQVVDTGIGIAPDDIPRALEPFGQVRRRA from the coding sequence ATGCTCCGTGCGGTCGTTGCCTTTGTGCTGCTGGCATTGATCGTCATCCTGCTGGATGACAGCTATCTGCTGGCTCGGGGACATCCGGTGATGCCGGAGTGGGTGCACACGGGTATCGAACTGGTGCTGGTTCTGGTGGTGATTGGGTTTCTGGCCATACCTCGTCTGCATCACAACTTCGTGCATGATCAGCGGCTCAGGCGTCAGGCGGAGCGATTGGGGCATGCGGCTCAGGCGGCTCATCTGGGTTTGTGGACCTGGGACGTGAAGCGAGACCGGTGTGAGTTTGATGCGGGGAGTGCGGAACTGCTGGGGATTCATTCGGGGCTGGAATACTGCAGGGACGACTTGCTGGGTTGTCTGTTGCCTCAGGACCGAGAGGCGTTGAGTGAGGCCTTGACGCGCTGTGTCGATGAAGGCGTGACGGTGACGCTTGAGTACCGGATGACAGACGCGAGCGGAGAGGCGCGGTGGGTCTATGGGACGATGACGCCTGAGAAGGGTCTAAGCGGCCGTGTGGTGCGGGTCACCGGTGTGAACTGGGACGTGACAGCGCGTCGTGTTGCGGAGAAGGAATCGGAACAGAATCGGTTGATCTTTCAGCAGATCGGGCGGGTTGCCAGGATAGGCGGTTGGCGGCTGAATCTGGACCCGCCTGAGCCGATCTGGTCGGAGGCGGTGCGTCATATTCACGAGGCTCCGGAAGACTATGTTCCGAGCCTGGAGACGGCAATCAAGTTCTATGCTCCCGAAGGACGCCCGCGTATTGAAGCTGCTGTCCGGGCGGCGATCAAGACAGGTGAGAGTTGGGATCTCGAGTTGCCGCTGGTTACATATCGCGGTCGGCGGATCTGGGTTCGCGCTCTGGGTGTTCCTCAGTTTGAGAATGGTGTGTGCACGCATATTCTTGGTTCGTTTCAGGACATCACCGAGCAGTACGAGACGATGACGAGGATCCGTGAGAGTGAGCAACGGCTCGATCTGGCTCTGAGTGCGGCGAAACAGGGATTGTGGGATTGGCAGATTCAGACGGGCACGACGTATTTCAGTGATACGTGGTACACGATGCTGGGGTACGAGCCCGGCGAGTTGCCGATGACCTTGAGCACGTGGGAGGTCTTGACACATCCGGACGATCTTGAACGCGCGTATGCGCGTGTGAATGAGCATCTACGTGGCGAGCGTGATCAGTATCGTTGCGAGATGCGTGTTCGGATGAAGGATGGGACCTGGCGGTGGATTCTTGATGTCGGGGAGGTGGTGGAACGTGATAGCGAGGGCAATCCAGCGCGCATGACGGGTGTGCACATTGACATCGACGAGCAGAAGCGAGCACAGGCTCGGGTCGAGTCGATTGAGCAGCGGTTGCGATGCTTTGTGGAGAACACGCCCGCCGCGGTGGCGATGTTTGACCGAGAGATGCGTTATCTGGTTGCGAGCGAGGGCTGGTATCAGCAGTACGGCATTGAGCAGGAGGATGTTTCGGGGCTATCACATTACGAGGTATTCCCTGATGTTCCGGATCGCTGGCGCGAGGATCATCGCCGGTGTCTGGTCGGGGAGACGTTGCATTGTGATCGGGATTGTTTTGAAAGGGATGATGGGTCTACTGTCTGGATTCGTTGGGTTCTTCAGCCGTGGCGAGAGACGGACGGCAGTATTGGTGGGATCATGATGGTGACGGAGGTCATCAATGCGCAGATTGCCTACGAGCATGAGTTGTCGGCGGCCCTGGATGCTGCGGAGCTGGCGAGTCGGGCCAAGAGCGAGTTTCTGGCGAACATGAGCCATGAATTACGCACGCCACTGAATTCCGTGATCGGTCTTTCCGAAGTCATGCTGGAAGGTATTTTTGGCCCTCTCAGCGACAAATACCGTGAATACATCTCGGACATCAATGTTTCCGGTCAGCATCTGTTGGAAGTCATCACCGACATTCTGGATATCTCGAAGATCGAAGCCGGAGAAGTCGATCTTGAAGAGTCCATCGTAGATATTCCCGATATCGTGCGCTCATCGTTGCGTCTGGCCTATACCCGCACGCAGGATAAACGCAAATGGACGTCAGTCGACATCCCCGACGGGTTCCCCAAGCTCAAGGCTGACAATCGGCTGGTCCGCCAGGTTCTGGTCAATCTGCTGACCAACGCCATCAAGTTCACGCACGAT
- the nifJ gene encoding pyruvate:ferredoxin (flavodoxin) oxidoreductase: MIQSRQTATDTTTNGRSTQPTRKTLDGNEAVAKVAHKLSELAVIYPITPSSPMGEFSEEWSSKGQTNLWGQTPKIVEMQSEAGAAGACHGALQAGTLATTFTASQGLLLMIPNMYKIAGELLPFVMHVAARTVATHALSIFGDHSDVMACRQTGFAMLASASVQEAHDMAAIAHAATLESRIPFLHFMDGFRTSHEVAKIELLEDDTLRALVSEQAILEARARRLDPEHPAIRGTAQNPDVFFQCREAANSYYEAVPEIVERLLARLANHTGRNYNLFEYHGDPNAENVVIAMGSGTETLAETATKLNKSGRRVGVLNVRLFRPWSLEHFLRALPDNVKKIAVLDRTKEPGAPGEPLYLDIVAALDQAAREGKIDRRPEVIGGRYGLSSKEFTPGMAKAVFDHLDTKRPKHGFTIGIHDDVTRTSLKWDPTFSVENDNVFRALFYGLGADGTVGANKNSIKIIGEETDNQAQGYFVYDSKKSGAMTVSHLRFGPEPIRSPYLIEQADFIGCHQQIFLDRVDVLKAARERGVFLLNSPYSAKEVWHHLPGPVQKTIRDKHLRFYVIDALTVARDAGMGRRINTIMQTCFFAISGVLERDEAIQRIKHAIETTYARKGRNVVEQNFAAVDAALDNLHEVTIPPAPAEDDGPDFLPPVSAGAPDFVQRVTARILAGEGDLLPVSAFPVDGTWPTGTSQWEKRGIAAETPRWIDDLCIQCNKCALVCPHAAIRAKVVNDDAVNDAPDGFVTLKANGKDYKDLRYTLSVAPDDCTGCELCVAVCPAHDKQNPERKALEMKPRLDDLDAQRDRFEYFLDLPETPRERVIRLDAKGTQMLQPLFEFSGACAGCGETPYIKLLTQLFGDRLLVANATGCSSIFGGNLPTTPYATDSCGRGPAWSNSLFEDNAEYGYGLRLGTEVHKDEAKALLAKITESLPEQAVNALGNGTTPAEKRIAIAAVRQALVDTDNPEARRLITVLDNLVDRSVWIIGGDGWAYDIGFGGLDHVIAQDHNINILVLDTEVYSNTGGQASKATPLGASAKFATTGKTLGKKDLGQIAMSYGHAYVASIALGANDNHTVKVLQEAESYDGPSLVIAYAHCIAHGYDLKDGLDHQKFAVSSGVWPLYRFDPRRAEQNLTPLQLDSAKPKTTVADYMASETRFRMVKKANPDHYDLMVQATQKHVEQKFAFLTRLAEASTPITPPTKPEPSAQTRPTTP, from the coding sequence ATGATCCAGTCACGCCAAACAGCGACCGACACCACCACCAACGGCCGCTCCACCCAACCCACCCGCAAAACACTCGACGGCAACGAAGCCGTCGCCAAGGTCGCCCACAAGCTCTCCGAACTCGCCGTCATCTACCCCATCACGCCTTCGTCGCCCATGGGCGAGTTCTCCGAAGAGTGGTCTTCCAAAGGACAAACCAACCTCTGGGGACAGACCCCCAAGATCGTCGAGATGCAGTCCGAAGCCGGCGCCGCAGGTGCCTGCCACGGCGCACTCCAGGCCGGAACCCTCGCGACCACCTTCACCGCGTCGCAGGGCCTCCTCCTGATGATCCCCAACATGTACAAGATCGCTGGCGAACTCCTCCCCTTCGTCATGCACGTCGCCGCACGCACCGTCGCCACCCACGCCCTCTCCATCTTCGGCGACCACTCCGATGTCATGGCCTGCCGGCAGACCGGCTTCGCCATGCTCGCCTCCGCTTCCGTCCAGGAAGCCCACGACATGGCCGCCATAGCCCACGCCGCGACCCTCGAATCACGCATCCCCTTCCTCCACTTCATGGACGGATTTCGCACCTCCCACGAGGTCGCCAAGATCGAACTGCTCGAAGATGACACCCTCCGCGCCCTCGTCTCGGAACAAGCCATCCTCGAAGCCCGCGCCCGACGACTCGACCCCGAACACCCCGCCATCCGCGGGACTGCCCAGAACCCCGACGTCTTCTTCCAGTGTCGCGAAGCCGCCAACAGCTACTACGAAGCCGTCCCCGAAATCGTCGAACGACTCCTCGCAAGACTCGCCAACCACACCGGCCGTAACTACAACCTCTTTGAATACCACGGCGACCCCAACGCCGAAAACGTCGTCATCGCCATGGGCTCCGGCACCGAGACCCTCGCCGAAACCGCCACAAAACTCAACAAATCCGGCCGCCGCGTCGGCGTCCTCAACGTCCGACTTTTCCGACCCTGGTCACTCGAACACTTCCTCCGAGCCCTCCCGGACAACGTCAAGAAGATCGCCGTCCTCGACCGCACCAAAGAGCCCGGCGCGCCGGGCGAACCTCTCTACCTCGACATCGTCGCCGCCCTCGACCAGGCCGCCCGCGAAGGCAAAATCGACCGCAGGCCCGAGGTCATTGGCGGACGCTACGGACTCTCCTCCAAAGAGTTCACCCCCGGCATGGCCAAAGCCGTCTTCGATCACCTCGATACCAAACGACCCAAACACGGATTCACCATCGGCATCCACGATGATGTCACCCGCACCTCACTCAAGTGGGACCCGACCTTCTCCGTCGAGAACGACAACGTCTTCCGCGCCCTCTTCTACGGCCTTGGTGCCGATGGCACCGTCGGCGCCAACAAAAACTCCATCAAGATCATCGGCGAAGAAACCGACAACCAGGCCCAGGGCTACTTCGTCTACGACTCCAAAAAATCCGGCGCGATGACCGTGTCCCACCTCCGCTTCGGACCCGAACCCATCCGCAGCCCCTACCTCATCGAACAGGCCGACTTCATCGGCTGCCATCAGCAGATCTTCCTCGACCGCGTCGATGTCCTCAAAGCCGCCCGCGAACGAGGCGTCTTCCTCCTCAACTCGCCCTACTCCGCCAAAGAGGTCTGGCATCACTTACCCGGACCCGTCCAGAAAACCATCCGCGACAAACACCTCCGCTTCTACGTCATCGACGCCCTCACCGTCGCCCGGGATGCCGGCATGGGACGACGGATCAACACCATCATGCAGACCTGCTTCTTCGCCATCTCTGGCGTCCTCGAGCGCGATGAAGCCATCCAACGCATCAAACACGCCATCGAAACCACCTACGCCCGAAAAGGCCGCAACGTCGTCGAACAAAACTTCGCCGCCGTCGACGCAGCCCTCGACAACCTCCACGAAGTCACCATCCCACCAGCCCCCGCAGAAGATGACGGACCCGACTTCCTCCCACCCGTCTCTGCTGGCGCTCCCGACTTCGTCCAACGCGTAACCGCCAGAATCCTCGCCGGCGAAGGCGACCTCCTCCCTGTCTCCGCCTTCCCCGTCGATGGCACCTGGCCCACCGGCACCTCGCAATGGGAAAAACGCGGCATCGCCGCCGAAACCCCGCGCTGGATCGACGACCTCTGCATCCAGTGCAACAAGTGCGCCCTCGTCTGCCCCCACGCAGCCATCCGAGCCAAGGTCGTCAACGACGACGCCGTCAACGATGCGCCCGACGGCTTTGTCACCCTCAAGGCCAACGGCAAAGACTACAAGGACCTCCGCTACACCCTCTCTGTCGCGCCCGATGACTGCACCGGATGCGAACTCTGTGTCGCCGTCTGCCCCGCCCACGACAAACAGAACCCCGAACGCAAAGCCCTCGAAATGAAGCCGCGACTCGACGACCTCGATGCGCAGCGAGACCGCTTCGAGTACTTCCTCGACCTCCCCGAAACCCCGCGCGAACGCGTCATCCGACTCGATGCCAAGGGCACCCAGATGCTCCAGCCGCTCTTCGAGTTCTCCGGTGCCTGCGCTGGCTGCGGCGAAACCCCCTACATCAAACTCCTCACCCAACTCTTTGGCGACCGACTCCTCGTTGCCAACGCCACCGGCTGCTCCTCCATCTTTGGCGGGAACCTCCCCACCACGCCCTACGCCACCGACAGCTGTGGCCGCGGACCCGCATGGTCCAACTCGCTCTTCGAAGACAACGCCGAGTACGGCTACGGGCTCCGACTCGGAACCGAAGTCCACAAAGACGAGGCCAAAGCCCTCCTTGCCAAAATCACCGAATCACTACCCGAACAAGCCGTCAACGCCCTCGGCAACGGCACCACCCCGGCCGAAAAACGCATCGCCATCGCCGCCGTCCGCCAGGCCCTCGTCGATACCGACAATCCCGAAGCCCGCCGCCTGATCACCGTCCTCGACAACCTCGTTGACCGATCCGTCTGGATCATCGGCGGAGACGGCTGGGCCTACGACATCGGCTTTGGCGGGCTCGACCACGTCATCGCACAAGACCACAACATCAACATCCTCGTCCTCGACACCGAGGTCTACTCCAACACCGGCGGGCAGGCATCCAAAGCAACACCTCTCGGCGCCTCCGCCAAGTTCGCCACCACCGGCAAAACACTCGGCAAGAAAGACCTCGGACAGATCGCCATGTCCTACGGCCACGCCTACGTCGCCTCCATCGCCCTCGGAGCCAACGACAACCACACCGTCAAGGTCCTCCAGGAAGCCGAGTCCTACGACGGCCCCTCCCTCGTTATCGCCTACGCGCACTGCATCGCCCACGGCTACGACCTCAAGGACGGTCTCGACCACCAGAAGTTCGCCGTCTCTTCCGGCGTCTGGCCCCTCTACCGCTTCGACCCCCGCCGCGCAGAGCAGAATCTCACCCCCCTCCAACTCGACTCGGCTAAACCCAAAACCACCGTCGCCGACTACATGGCCTCCGAAACCCGCTTCCGCATGGTCAAGAAAGCCAACCCCGACCACTACGACCTCATGGTCCAGGCCACCCAGAAACATGTCGAACAAAAGTTCGCCTTCCTCACCCGCCTGGCCGAAGCCTCAACCCCAATCACCCCCCCCACGAAACCAGAACCGAGCGCACAAACCCGTCCCACGACCCCCTAA
- a CDS encoding YSC84-related protein, translated as MTRFIAPLALACTAAVFTGCAAPQATDSNVDALAALADQAKADFIAEDPAMADRFSSSVGYAIFPSVAKGLGFGFSGARGEGIVYKGGAPVALSTLGQGGIGFGLGGLTYQQVLFFNTNEAFDSFAAEKFAFTAQAGAVAGIYGASVDADVLKDVTIFTNENGGLMYEAGIGMAGYRHNLID; from the coding sequence ATGACCCGATTCATCGCCCCTCTGGCCCTAGCCTGCACCGCCGCTGTCTTCACCGGCTGCGCCGCCCCTCAGGCCACCGACAGCAACGTCGATGCCCTCGCCGCCCTCGCCGACCAGGCCAAGGCCGACTTCATCGCCGAAGACCCCGCCATGGCTGATCGCTTCAGCAGCTCCGTCGGCTACGCCATCTTCCCCTCCGTCGCCAAAGGCCTCGGCTTCGGCTTCTCAGGAGCCCGTGGCGAAGGCATCGTCTACAAAGGCGGAGCCCCCGTCGCCCTCTCCACCCTCGGCCAAGGCGGCATCGGCTTCGGCCTCGGCGGCCTGACCTACCAGCAGGTCCTCTTCTTCAACACCAACGAAGCCTTCGATTCCTTCGCCGCAGAGAAGTTCGCCTTCACCGCACAGGCCGGCGCCGTCGCGGGCATCTACGGTGCCTCCGTCGACGCCGACGTCCTCAAGGACGTCACCATCTTCACCAATGAAAACGGCGGACTCATGTACGAAGCCGGCATCGGCATGGCCGGTTACCGCCACAACCTCATCGACTGA
- a CDS encoding sugar phosphate isomerase/epimerase: MKLSQVALQCYTIRDHCQTETEFAKSMARVAAIGYPAVQISAIGPIEPERVRSICDDHGLTICATHEDGEQIVSDPGPLFEKLAILGCRDTAYPFPKIEHTADGYLELAEKLMAAVERFAEAGLRLSYHNHALEFVRYGYGTPMDMLFKRVPEMGFELDTYWIQHGGASPADWCVRCAGRLPLLHLKDFAVRDNSTIVMAAVGDGNLNWPDIITKAEASGCEWLIVEQDRHWHDDDPFVAATRSFNFIRDHLVEKN, from the coding sequence ATGAAGCTCTCTCAAGTGGCCCTTCAGTGTTACACGATTCGTGACCATTGCCAGACCGAGACCGAGTTCGCCAAGTCGATGGCGCGGGTCGCTGCGATCGGGTATCCGGCGGTGCAGATCAGCGCGATCGGTCCGATCGAGCCGGAGCGGGTTCGATCAATCTGTGATGATCACGGGCTGACGATCTGTGCGACCCATGAGGATGGGGAGCAGATTGTTTCTGATCCGGGCCCGTTGTTCGAGAAGTTGGCGATTCTGGGCTGCCGGGATACTGCGTACCCGTTTCCGAAGATCGAGCACACGGCTGATGGTTATCTGGAGCTGGCTGAAAAGCTGATGGCGGCGGTGGAGCGATTTGCCGAGGCGGGGTTGCGGCTGAGCTACCACAACCATGCGCTGGAGTTTGTTCGTTATGGGTATGGGACGCCGATGGACATGCTGTTTAAGCGTGTTCCAGAGATGGGGTTTGAGTTGGATACCTACTGGATTCAGCACGGGGGCGCGAGTCCGGCCGACTGGTGTGTGAGATGCGCGGGGCGGCTGCCTTTGCTGCATCTCAAGGACTTTGCGGTTCGTGATAACAGCACCATCGTCATGGCGGCGGTGGGTGATGGGAATCTGAACTGGCCTGACATCATCACGAAAGCAGAGGCGTCGGGGTGTGAGTGGTTGATTGTCGAACAGGATCGTCACTGGCATGATGATGATCCGTTCGTGGCGGCGACACGGAGTTTTAACTTTATCCGCGATCATCTGGTGGAGAAGAACTGA
- a CDS encoding nucleoside hydrolase, with translation MDTDTFNEIDDQFAIVYAYLSPDRINLEAIYAAPFKNDRSSSPGEGMELSYDEIQRVLERLGDAEGCPVRRGSDRWMDSDEDVVESEAVQDLIERADKRRRDDSPLYVVAIGAPTNVASALVKRPEIREKVVVVWLGGHPHHWPTQAEFNLAQDDVASRTLFDSGVPFVRVPCRTVAQALRTTPAEMRDALSDGSPVETFLLERFLAYEGYEVPRRVGWNGGRPIAYGKEIWDLGPIAWLVDPSWTQSHLRSSPILQRDQTLSQDLRRHQVRELTEIDRDAVFGDLFAKMRGLRV, from the coding sequence ATGGACACGGATACGTTCAATGAGATCGACGATCAGTTTGCGATCGTTTATGCCTATCTGTCTCCTGACCGGATCAATCTGGAGGCCATTTATGCCGCGCCGTTTAAGAACGATCGGTCGTCATCGCCTGGCGAGGGGATGGAACTGAGTTATGACGAGATTCAGCGGGTCCTGGAAAGACTGGGGGATGCGGAAGGCTGTCCTGTTCGACGTGGGTCGGATCGATGGATGGACTCGGATGAGGATGTGGTTGAATCTGAGGCGGTGCAGGACCTGATCGAGCGTGCTGATAAACGCCGGCGTGATGACTCGCCGCTTTATGTGGTGGCGATTGGTGCGCCAACGAATGTGGCGTCGGCTTTGGTCAAGCGGCCCGAAATTCGTGAGAAGGTCGTGGTGGTCTGGCTTGGGGGGCATCCTCATCACTGGCCGACCCAGGCAGAGTTCAATCTGGCGCAGGATGATGTTGCTTCGCGAACGCTGTTTGATTCTGGGGTGCCGTTTGTTCGAGTGCCGTGCCGAACGGTGGCCCAGGCACTTCGGACGACACCCGCGGAGATGAGAGATGCACTGTCTGATGGCTCCCCAGTTGAGACGTTTCTACTCGAGCGGTTCCTGGCTTACGAGGGGTATGAGGTCCCGCGCCGTGTGGGTTGGAATGGCGGGCGGCCGATTGCCTATGGCAAGGAGATATGGGATTTGGGCCCCATCGCGTGGCTGGTGGACCCGAGTTGGACGCAGAGTCATCTAAGGAGCAGCCCGATCCTGCAGCGCGATCAGACGCTGAGCCAAGACCTCCGGCGGCATCAGGTCCGTGAGTTGACCGAGATCGACCGGGATGCGGTATTTGGCGATCTTTTCGCGAAGATGCGAGGGCTTCGGGTTTGA
- a CDS encoding DUF389 domain-containing protein, whose amino-acid sequence MPTLFLIDTEDGVTSLPHAVSIAKAYGDSLTVLCIAKATSRKLTEVQREDPDCQPLPARILASLLSHSITATPVYDCQGPDTRRAVLDAAHELDATRLVIHASSLDRYTSRGTFVRRLARSAPYDVIVLDSGGMTRKPKRVVVPQLKGGATFALRLAARVWGDNPDSVVALADPKALPRSKRTFKKVTDKATDKVRAALSQAEDPHPLLETLEHGIDGDNLVLIDAEEHKQVPSVIAMLKSLREKRPDTLFAVALVRAKDAAGPGIVERWIENVRHHAPALNRDERKSLHERMIAGGRLSTDFGVMLTLSTAIAALGLIQNSAAVVIGAMLVAPLMTPLVAIGMALVQQNFELFRAAGKAMIIGTGWSLIVSIIIGSLSPWGDLSAEVVARGGPNLFDLGIALLSGIAAAYALARPGVTGTLVGVAIAVALVPPLAAIGIAIAKWEPTIAIGAAVLFTTNLFAIVLGAAMTFQFFGLGISRKAGDTLQWVLVTVILISVGMSSVAGNLIYNLNLQMHEGVQRAYSRPLPPAVREALSTRVAAEPNAEILSMSQSNIEHGFGVQVVVVTYQDTSPTLADDLERILTTQMGGYHKARAIILRTDPTPKLQPPPQPSE is encoded by the coding sequence TTGCCAACCCTCTTTCTCATCGACACCGAAGACGGCGTCACGTCACTACCTCACGCCGTCTCCATCGCCAAAGCCTATGGCGACAGCCTCACCGTCCTCTGCATCGCCAAAGCCACCTCCCGAAAACTCACCGAAGTCCAGAGAGAAGACCCCGACTGTCAACCACTCCCGGCCAGAATCCTCGCCAGCCTCTTGAGCCATAGCATCACAGCAACGCCTGTCTACGACTGCCAGGGACCCGATACGCGCCGTGCCGTCCTCGACGCAGCCCATGAACTCGATGCGACACGCCTTGTCATCCACGCATCAAGCCTCGATCGCTACACGAGTCGAGGAACCTTCGTCCGAAGACTAGCCCGCAGCGCACCCTACGACGTCATCGTCCTCGACTCTGGCGGGATGACACGAAAACCCAAACGTGTCGTCGTCCCTCAGCTCAAGGGCGGGGCAACCTTCGCCCTCCGTCTTGCCGCCAGAGTCTGGGGCGACAACCCCGACAGCGTCGTCGCTCTGGCCGACCCCAAAGCCTTGCCCCGATCAAAACGCACCTTCAAAAAAGTCACCGACAAAGCCACCGACAAGGTTCGCGCCGCCCTCTCTCAAGCAGAAGACCCCCACCCACTCCTCGAAACCCTTGAGCACGGGATCGATGGCGACAACCTCGTCCTCATCGATGCCGAAGAGCACAAGCAAGTCCCCTCAGTCATCGCCATGCTCAAGAGCCTTCGAGAAAAACGACCCGATACCCTCTTCGCCGTCGCGCTGGTCCGGGCAAAGGACGCCGCAGGACCCGGTATCGTCGAACGCTGGATCGAGAACGTCCGACACCACGCTCCCGCACTCAACCGCGACGAACGAAAAAGCCTCCACGAACGCATGATCGCCGGTGGACGACTCTCCACCGACTTCGGCGTCATGCTCACCCTCTCCACAGCCATCGCTGCACTCGGACTCATCCAGAACTCCGCCGCCGTCGTCATCGGCGCCATGCTCGTCGCCCCGCTGATGACACCCCTTGTCGCTATCGGAATGGCCCTCGTCCAGCAGAACTTCGAGCTGTTCCGCGCTGCCGGGAAAGCCATGATCATCGGCACCGGGTGGAGCCTGATCGTCTCGATCATCATCGGCAGCCTCAGCCCCTGGGGCGACCTCTCAGCAGAAGTCGTCGCGCGAGGCGGGCCAAACCTCTTCGACCTCGGCATCGCCCTCCTCTCAGGCATCGCCGCCGCTTACGCACTAGCACGCCCAGGCGTCACAGGAACGCTCGTAGGCGTCGCCATCGCCGTCGCCCTCGTCCCACCACTCGCCGCCATCGGCATCGCCATCGCCAAGTGGGAACCCACCATCGCCATCGGTGCCGCCGTCCTCTTCACAACAAACCTCTTCGCCATCGTCCTTGGCGCCGCGATGACCTTCCAGTTCTTCGGCCTCGGCATCTCGAGGAAAGCCGGCGACACCCTCCAATGGGTTCTCGTCACCGTCATCCTCATCTCCGTCGGCATGAGCTCGGTCGCAGGAAACCTCATCTATAACCTCAACCTCCAGATGCACGAAGGCGTTCAACGCGCCTACTCACGCCCCCTCCCCCCCGCTGTCCGGGAAGCCCTCTCCACCCGCGTCGCCGCAGAGCCCAACGCCGAAATCCTCAGCATGAGTCAGTCCAACATCGAACACGGCTTCGGCGTCCAGGTCGTCGTCGTCACCTATCAGGACACCTCCCCAACCCTCGCCGACGACCTTGAGCGGATCCTCACCACCCAAATGGGCGGATACCACAAAGCCCGAGCCATCATCCTCAGAACCGACCCCACCCCAAAGCTTCAGCCCCCGCCTCAGCCATCGGAGTAA